One stretch of Armatimonadota bacterium DNA includes these proteins:
- the rplI gene encoding 50S ribosomal protein L9: MRVILVREVKSLGKPDDIVNVSEGYARNFLFPRHLAVPAEGGHMTELNRRRRTEEQKGEKLAEDAKSLAEKIEGKQVTIKGKVGQGTKLYGAVTPADIAEAIQNDLGAKVDKRKIDSHEPIKSVGTHDIRIHLHRDVTVGMTVEVVGE; this comes from the coding sequence ATGAGAGTCATACTGGTCCGTGAGGTGAAGAGTCTGGGGAAGCCCGATGACATAGTCAACGTCTCGGAGGGGTACGCCCGGAACTTCCTGTTTCCGCGGCATCTGGCCGTTCCCGCCGAGGGCGGGCACATGACCGAGTTGAACCGGCGCCGTCGGACTGAGGAGCAGAAGGGCGAGAAGCTCGCCGAGGATGCAAAGTCGCTCGCTGAGAAGATCGAGGGCAAGCAGGTCACGATCAAGGGCAAAGTCGGGCAGGGGACGAAGCTCTATGGGGCCGTTACTCCGGCCGACATCGCCGAGGCGATTCAGAACGATCTTGGGGCCAAGGTTGACAAGAGGAAGATAGATTCTCACGAGCCGATCAAGTCCGTCGGCACGCACGATATCCGCATCCACTTGCACCGTGACGTCACGGTCGGCATGACGGTAGAGGTAGTGGGCGAGTAG